A DNA window from Eremothecium cymbalariae DBVPG#7215 chromosome 3, complete sequence contains the following coding sequences:
- a CDS encoding uncharacterized protein (no homolog in Ashbya gossypii), protein MDQVPSPMLAVPKESAPHRASAQPMSSDIIKLLLSSGAPPGSLKGVGARTTTFSRPSNTVQRQPVTLQPQVTAKEVKPTPNLSPKLFPLKEVIPIATPNMRAQPALPVLPGVAPPPPPPPAATLPPPPAVAPPPPPPPPPPPPPPPPPPPPPPPPPPPSPPSHPSPGHPPLPNIIAPPPPPPPPPPAPPLHHHHLLLLLLLLLLLLLLLLLLLLLLLLLLLLLLLLLLLLMLLLLLLLLLLLLLLLLLLLLLLLLLLLLLLLLLLLLLLLLLLLLLLQLLLQLLHLLLQLMQQQNQLNFPL, encoded by the coding sequence ATGGACCAAGTTCCATCTCCGATGTTAGCTGTGCCAAAAGAATCAGCGCCACATAGAGCATCTGCTCAGCCTATGAGTtcagatattattaaattacTGTTATCCTCTGGAGCGCCACCCGGATCATTAAAGGGTGTAGGTGCCCGTACAACGACTTTTAGTCGGCCATCGAACACTGTGCAGAGGCAGCCAGTCACTCTACAGCCTCAAGTTACTGCTAAAGAGGTTAAGCCCACGCCAAACCTATCTCCAAAGCTTTTTCCTCTGAAAGAGGTTATTCCAATTGCTACACCTAATATGCGTGCACAACCAGCTCTGCCAGTACTGCCTGGTGTTGctccaccaccaccgcctCCTCCAGCTGCTACCCTTCCACCGCCGCCAGCAGTTGCTCCTCCACCACCGCCGccgccaccaccaccaccaccacctcctcctcctcctcctcctcctcctcctcctcctcctcctccttctcctcctAGTCATCCCTCTCCTGGCCATCCTCCTCTACCGAATATAATtgctcctcctcctcctcctcctcctcctccgcCGGCTCCCCCcctccaccaccaccacctcctcctcctgctcctcctgctcctcctgctcctcctgctcctcctgctcctcctgctcctcctgctcctcctgctcctcctgctcctcctgctcctcctgctcctcatgctcctcctgctcctcctgctcctcctgctcctcctgctcctcctgctcctcctgctcctcctgctcctcctgctcctcctgctcctcctgctcctcctgctcctcctgctcctcctgctcctcctgctcctcctgctgcAGCTCCTGCTGCAGCTCCTCCACCTCCTCCTCCAGCtgatgcagcagcagaatcAACTGAATTTTCCCCTTTAA
- the OCA2 gene encoding Oca2p (similar to Ashbya gossypii ADL250W), with product MYIPPLNFALVVSRDVSLYRSGYPMPLNYPFIKAQLHLGTVIYVGNKDISEDYKAFLQQEQIKYHHIYMESCRDADIQQGMEKVLELVLNVDNYPILIHSNKGKHRVGVVVGIIRKLLQGWSITGIYQEYGIFSGGQKDQFDLEYITMFETSLSVPVEKVPSFVQFDGYASTGCSNSS from the coding sequence ATGTATATACCACCACTGAACTTTGCACTCGTAGTAAGCAGAGATGTCTCACTTTACAGGTCAGGCTACCCCATGCCTTTAAATTATCCTTTTATCAAGGCACAACTTCATCTAGGGACGGTTATATATGTTGGaaataaagatatttcGGAAGACTACAAAGCTTTTCTCCAGCAAGAACAAATCAAGTATCATCATATCTACATGGAGTCATGTAGAGATGCTGATATTCAGCAAGGTATGGAGAAGGTCCTGGAGCTGGTGCTGAATGTGGATAATTACCCCATTTTAATACATTCCAACAAGGGGAAACACAGGGTTGGAGTTGTCGTTGGTATAATTAGAAAGCTTTTACAAGGATGGTCTATTACAGGGATCTATCAGGAATACGGCATTTTTAGCGGAGGTCAGAAGGATCAGTTTGATTTGGAATACATTACAATGTTCGAAACGTCTTTATCTGTGCCAGTTGAAAAAGTTCCCTCTTTCGTCCAGTTTGATGGCTATGCAAGTACTGGGTGCAGTAATTCATCATAG
- the HIS5 gene encoding histidinol-phosphate transaminase (similar to Ashbya gossypii ADL249W) has protein sequence MTFDISTVIRPNILNLKPYRCARDDYSEGMLLDANENAYGPMIAGLQDGSELHRYPDPHQVTLKELMANYRNNTSAFKSEGLAPISYKNICLGVGSDEGVDSLIRATCVPKTDKVLVLPPTYSMYSVFAMINDTEVVECPLITEDNSFDMDLDNVLETLSNDDSIKLLFITTPGNPTGASISTQKIEMLLNNWSAGIVVVDEAYIDFSSSDSAAPLVNKYPNLVVIQTLSKSFGLAGVRLGLTFASEDISKVLNVMKAPYNISKMASEIGISALQPESLLLLNKVKLQIDNEKLRVVKVLDSLDYVDKCPVGGLDANFIMVRVKDQDSELAKNLCHDMAVKSGIVMRFRGDEPGCEGCIRITIGTPEENSILIREFSKTLTDLVEK, from the coding sequence ATGACGTTCGATATCAGCACGGTCATTAGGCctaatattttaaatttgaagCCGTACCGTTGTGCTCGAGATGATTACTCAGAGGGCATGTTGCTTGACGCTAACGAGAATGCGTATGGTCCGATGATTGCGGGGTTGCAGGACGGTTCTGAATTACATAGGTACCCAGACCCTCACCAAGTTACTCTTAAAGAGCTGATGGCGAATTATAGAAACAATACGTCTGCATTTAAATCAGAAGGTCTGGCACCTATAtcatataaaaatatttgtttggGGGTTGGATCTGATGAAGGTGTGGATTCACTTATCAGGGCCACCTGTGTTCCCAAGACTGATAAGGTGTTGGTTCTTCCTCCTACTTATAGCATGTACTCTGTTTTTGCGATGATCAACGATACTGAGGTTGTTGAATGCCCTCTGATCACTGAGGATAATTCATTTGATATGGACTTGGACAACGTTTTAGAGACCCTTTCGAACGATGATTCCATCAAATTATTGTTTATTACAACGCCTGGAAACCCTACAGGTGCAAGCATAAGCActcaaaaaattgaaatgCTACTAAACAATTGGTCTGCAGGGATAGtggttgttgatgaagcttacattgatttttcttcttctgacTCTGCTGCCCCACTAGTAAACAAGTACCCGAATTTGGTCGTTATACAGACCTTATCTAAATCATTTGGATTGGCTGGTGTGAGATTAGGATTAACATTCGCATCTGAAGATATCTCTAAGGTTTTGAATGTCATGAAAGCACCTTATAACATTTCGAAGATGGCTTCGGAAATTGGGATCAGTGCTCTTCAGCCTGAAAGTCTTTTGTTGCTGAACAAGGTTAAACTGCAGATCGATAATGAAAAACTGCGGGTAGTGAAAGTATTGGACTCCCTAGATTATGTCGATAAATGTCCTGTTGGAGGACTGGATGCTAATTTTATAATGGTGCGGGTTAAAGATCAGGATAGTGAATTGGCTAAGAATCTCTGCCATGACATGGCTGTGAAGTCGGGTATTGTAATGCGCTTTAGGGGGGATGAGCCAGGTTGTGAAGGCTGTATTCGGATAACTATTGGAACGCCCGAAGAAAACAGTATTCTCATTCGAGAGTTCTCGAAAACACTAACCGATCTGGTTGAAAAATAG
- the NUP159 gene encoding FG-nucleoporin NUP159 (similar to Ashbya gossypii ADL248C) codes for MSTLGEEFPTSTSEFFGLKPLFSRQLVSSYRESLPYKKFNNFSISNKHKVFVACGASEVIVGDLDNLRSVGQQRDGNGEELTVLKREISPSSDEAAAAVAVVVIGVGFCKDHIVYVQSNGEIWTTPIVNYGTWSRLQVEIPPNVVGMKCAGPSVVVQLEELGALLAINLVDNSVTKVATGVCDFDILEDKILYLRNDYSISTVSILDSTAAGPSFHIPEEMQGENTQPLALSYLTEDSVLLVLGEPPLSEDSEVSYSHQMYVVSLSSRLIRESFDIAPAFGTVKRNPVYYHSTLYEFVPNIKELHIIVSSCSSELTLIDDKEVIQPLQDADRAVLPINQDTDNDTNAVGLAIDVATRQEILSPCGGVEITSELPLVYVLNNLGSLECWAIFHSAALKSGELSATVTLKRVSEQRWHSTSADQVTENESVKTPLVANSPFESISQNQNAGNNSFGQPLFGSPGFGIHADSSPFASSNFSKNIDNSGSGTQTTPAFGSTGFVATEKNPNMSSAFKNNRKSPSPFADMSLVDSGANSVYNSAKPAMIETPLFGKPAFGNATPRKEQFGSNTLSFTGSAFGKPKFTSDLPSTESAFGKPVFTPVVPSAGSPFGKPSFGSMFQQNNSPFGNSAPILDSQSGKASEGWSSAAAGSTFDKSVSLSNLTTASPFNDTATSNTQVKQLSSTSKPGFANNLGSTETSSSFVFSEFTNNLQDYSSTVEKPPSDLGSLEQSSAEDQPSEGQLSEEQQSQALFLGTDSEGLEIHSTQEGKVNTNEEDEVNSIEEDEENPIIRDEKTESVLSFTDRIKKAAKLSPSDISNPLMAKPSETVPQTTPSPFLKFNNTLTHNLTSDEVPAFSLSKWGKNNESTSSERQSTEVDKVGLSVSNDRSSPDDQGRKPDSEDKVDSSNHLKGSLQLPPAAREVDKSHGVKDPLDCSDDSKDKTDKEEPHNNSMDLKDDIKLISPKNDKVQKAITDGPRSIDQNVSSSVADNQGHECNSEAPSIDAKVVSSDQDKFINASSDESNVDIGRTVQEGESDLKANTSIVQETPASLNKQATTSVDRISKKTSANCSSIGIQTSNSKTVDIQTAPLKMVDQQINSIPKTADSSIQTDPCEYLDVGFMSFEDDQRYLEDQYPPVQLKKFYAGASLHPITYVSSDYTMRAIEKTYHMISAEIFVLNENLTNLGEYIADQSAIPYEKSVSLLANIPSWRLSEAKLLRVIINDNLGSIKSIHEDIKKLDADSNMDYSSLERLAYTLKDYYSQLEYLNKESDNLLRDLSFAQCKMQITIRSKLATTNGQIRNLVKLFQLLKLYTIKRNTENVTIVRKVINDNIERGSLLEEIQSLRRDISRLNTNDSPNPTQTSSEISLNSIESAQIVKHLLTINVKQQLGDLFKSRFLDSRT; via the coding sequence ATGTCTACCTTGGGTGAAGAGTTTCCTACCTCTACTTCAGAGTTCTTTGGTTTGAAGCCGCTATTCTCGAGACAGTTGGTGTCGTCGTATAGGGAATCGTTACCGTATAAGAAATTTAACAATTTTAGTATTAGCAATAAACATAAGGTATTTGTAGCATGTGGAGCAAGTGAGGTTATTGTTGGTGATTTGGATAACTTGAGGAGTGTGGGACAACAGAGAGATGGTAATGGCGAGGAATTGACGGTTTTAAAGAGGGAGATTTCTCCGTCTTCCGATgaggcagcagcagcggtTGCGGTTGTTGTTATTGGTGTCGGGTTTTGCAAGGATCATATAGTGTATGTTCAATCCAATGGTGAAATCTGGACAACTCCCATAGTGAATTATGGTACGTGGTCTCGTCTGCAAGTGGAGATTCCACCTAATGTTGTAGGCATGAAATGTGCAGGACCGTCTGTTGTAGTGCAATTGGAGGAGCTTGGCGCTTTGTTGGCAATTAATTTGGTAGATAATAGCGTGACGAAAGTGGCAACTGGGGTGTGTGATTTTGACATACTCGAAGATAAGATATTGTATCTACGGAATGATTATAGTATTAGCACCGTTTCAATTCTGGACTCCACGGCCGCAGGGCCGAGCTTTCACATTCCCGAAGAAATGCAGGGTGAAAACACCCAGCCATTGGCGCTTTCATACCTAACAGAGGATAGTGTGTTACTAGTACTTGGAGAACCTCCACTTAGTGAGGACAGTGAAGTTTCGTATTCACATCAGATGTATGTCGTTTCATTGAGCTCCAGGCTTATCCGTGAAAGCTTTGACATTGCGCCTGCATTTGGAACCGTGAAGCGGAATCCAGTCTACTATCACAGTACTCTTTATGAGTTTGTGCCGAACATCAAGGAACTGCATATCATAGTATCGTCTTGCTCGTCGGAACTGACGCTAATAGATGATAAGGAGGTAATCCAGCCTTTACAGGATGCAGACCGTGCGGTTTTGCCCATAAATCAGGACACTGATAATGATACTAACGCGGTCGGCTTGGCAATTGATGTTGCTACAAGACAAGAAATTTTGTCCCCGTGTGGGGGCGTTGAGATTACCTCGGAATTACCTTTGGTCTATGTATTGAATAATCTAGGCTCATTGGAATGCTGGGCGATATTCCATTCAGCTGCTTTGAAGAGTGGAGAACTATCTGCAACTGTGACTTTGAAAAGAGTTTCTGAACAGCGGTGGCATTCCACATCAGCAGACCAGGTTACTGAAAACGAGTCTGTTAAAACTCCGTTGGTTGCAAACTCACCCTTCGAGAGTATATCACAAAACCAGAATGCAGGAAACAACAGCTTTGGACAACCTCTTTTCGGCTCTCCTGGTTTTGGAATTCATGCTGACTCATCTCCATTTGCTTCATCTAATTTCTCTAAAAATATCGACAATAGTGGTAGTGGTACCCAAACTACACCAGCATTTGGTTCAACCGGTTTTGTTGCAACtgaaaaaaatccaaatatgTCTTCTGCATTTAAAAACAATCGTAAGTCTCCGTCTCCTTTTGCAGATATGTCTCTTGTTGATTCTGGGGCCAATTCAGTGTATAATTCAGCAAAGCCAGCTATGATAGAAACACCGCTTTTTGGGAAACCTGCATTTGGTAATGCTACACCTAGGAAGGAACAATTTGGGTCTAATACACTCTCATTCACTGGATCTGCATTTGGTAAACCGAAATTTACTTCCGATCTACCATCAACTGAATCTGCATTTGGTAAGCCAGTATTTACACCTGTTGTGCCATCTGCAGGGTCTCCATTTGGAAAACCATCCTTTGGATCTATGTTTCAGCAAAATAACTCTCCATTCGGCAATAGTGCTCCAATATTAGATTCTCAATCTGGCAAGGCTTCGGAAGGTTGGAGTTCTGCTGCAGCGGGATCAACATTTGACAAATCAGTATCCTTGTCAAATCTTACAACAGCTTCGCCGTTCAATGATACAGCTACTTCTAATACACAGGTTAAACAGCTGTCCTCTACATCAAAACCTGGATTTGCCAATAATTTAGGTAGTACTGAGACTTCAAgtagttttgttttttctgAATTCACAAACAACCTCCAAGACTATTCCTCAACCGTTGAAAAGCCGCCTTCTGACTTAGGTTCATTAGAACAGTCATCTGCTGAAGATCAACCATCTGAAGGTCAACTATCTGAAGAACAGCAGAGTCAAGCTCTATTCTTGGGGACTGATAGTGAAGGCTTGGAAATTCATTCGACCCAAGAAGGCAAAGTGAATACgaatgaagaagatgaagttaattctattgaagaagacgaagaaaATCCGATTATACGAGACGAAAAGACAGAATCTGTACTCTCCTTCACTGATCGAATCAAGAAGGCGGCTAAGCTTTCACCTTCTGACATATCTAACCCACTAATGGCTAAACCCTCTGAAACAGTGCCTCAAACTACACCATCGCCgtttttaaagtttaaTAATACCTTGACACACAATCTTACTTCAGATGAGGTTCCTGCCTTCTCTCTATCCAAATGGGGCAAAAATAATGAAAGTACTTCGAGTGAACGGCAGTCTACAGAAGTTGATAAAGTTGGACTTAGTGTTTCGAATGATAGATCGTCGCCTGACGATCAGGGCCGTAAACCAGACTCTGAAGATAAAGTGGACAGTTCCAACCATTTAAAAGGCTCGCTTCAACTGCCACCAGCTGCACGTGAAGTCGATAAAAGTCACGGGGTAAAAGATCCTCTGGACTGCTCAGACGATTCTAAGGATAAAACAGATAAAGAGGAACCTCACAACAATTCGATGGATCTTAAAGATGATATCAAGCTAATAAGTCCTAAGAATGATAAGGTTCAAAAAGCAATTACGGACGGACCTCGGTCTATAGATCAAAATGTTAGCTCTTCTGTAGCTGATAATCAAGGCCACGAGTGCAATTCTGAAGCTCCATCTATTGATGCGAAGGTTGTGAGTTCTGATCAAGATAAGTTCATTAATGCATCATCAGATGAATCTAATGTTGATATAGGCAGAACGGTTCAAGAAGGAGAATCTGATCTTAAAGCGAACACCTCGATTGTCCAAGAAACCCCTGCTTCTTTAAATAAACAAGCGACTACTTCTGTGGATCGTATTTCTAAGAAAACTTCCGCTAACTGCAGTTCAATTGGTATTCAAACCTCTAATTCTAAAACTGTTGACATTCAAACAGCACCTTTGAAGATGGTAGATCAACAGATCAATTCTATTCCAAAAACAGCAGATAGCTCTATTCAAACTGATCCCTGCGAATATTTAGATGTTGGCTTCATGAGTTTCGAAGATGATCAAAGGTACCTAGAAGATCAGTATCCTCCTgttcaattgaagaagttttatGCCGGGGCATCGTTGCATCCTATTACATATGTTTCGTCGGATTATACCATGAGAGCAATTGAAAAAACCTATCATATGATTAGTgcagaaatatttgtattgAACGAAAATTTAACTAATTTGGGTGAATACATTGCAGACCAATCGGCCATACCCTATGAGAAGAGCGTTTCGTTATTGGCCAATATTCCTAGTTGGAGACTAAGCGAAGCCAAGTTGCTGAGAGTTATAATAAATGATAATCTTGGATCCATTAAATCTATTCATGAAGACATTAAAAAGTTAGACGCAGATTCAAACATGGATTACAGTTCTTTAGAGAGGTTAGCATACACTCTGAAGGATTATTATTCGCAGCTTGAATATCTTAATAAAGAAAGCGATAATTTATTGCGCGATCTTTCTTTTGCTCAATGTAAGATGCAGATCACTATTCGGTCCAAACTCGCAACGACGAATGGACAAATTAGAAATTTGGTCAAACTGTTTCAATTATTGAAGTTATATACCATCAAGAGGAACACTGAAAACGTTACAATTGTGCGTAAGGTCATCAACGACAATATCGAAAGGGGCAGCCTCCTAGAAGAAATCCAATCATTGAGGCGGGACATTTCAAGATTGAACACTAATGATAGCCCTAATCCTACTCAAACTAGCAGTGAGATATCATTGAATAGTATCGAGAGTGCTCAGATTGTAAAGCATTTATTAACCATTAACGTTAAACAGCAACTGGGAGATTTATTTAAATCCAGATTCCTAGATTCTAGAACCTAG
- the POR1 gene encoding porin POR1 (similar to Ashbya gossypii ADL247C): protein MAPPFFSDISKNINGLLNSDFFHGTPAAIDVKTTAPNGVAFTVKGKTSPKDGSLAANVEARVSDKATGLTLTQGWSSANLLDTKIELADITPGLKAALVSSTVPGSSNAAKLNLTFLQPGFSARGFFDLLKGPSFVGDLTLAHEGFVGGAEVGYDIADATVSRYAVALGYSAGLYSVALSVNNAQMTTASFFQTVSPVLEVGAKAALNPATGSKVNIEFATRYALDPFSQVKAKIADSGIVALAYKQQLRPGVNLGVGASFDALKLAEPVHKLGWSLSFSA, encoded by the coding sequence ATGGCTCCTCCATTCTTCTCAGACATCTCCAAGAATATTAATGGGTTGTTGAACAGCGATTTCTTTCACGGGACTCCCGCTGCGATCGACGTTAAAACGACAGCGCCAAATGGGGTTGCATTTACAGTCAAAGGTAAGACATCACCAAAAGATGGATCTTTGGCGGCTAATGTTGAGGCCAGGGTTTCGGATAAGGCTACCGGGTTGACGCTGACCCAGGGGTGGTCGTCGGCAAATTTGTTGGACACCAAGATCGAGCTGGCTGACATTACGCCAGGGTTAAAGGCTGCGTTGGTTAGTTCTACTGTTCCTGGGTCGTCTAATGCAGCTAAGTTGAACTTGACGTTTTTGCAGCCTGGGTTCAGTGCGCGtggtttttttgatttattgaAGGGACCATCATTTGTTGGGGATTTGACTTTGGCACATGAAGGGTTTGTTGGTGGTGCGGAGGTTGGTTACGATATTGCGGATGCTACGGTTTCCAGATACGCGGTTGCTCTGGGGTACTCTGCAGGGTTGTACTCTGTTGCGTTGTCTGTCAACAATGCTCAAATGACCACCGCGTCGTTCTTCCAGACAGTTAGTCCTGTGTTGGAGGTTGGTGCTAAGGCAGCTCTAAACCCAGCGACGGGTTCTAAGGTGAACATTGAATTTGCTACCAGATATGCGTTGGATCCCTTTTCTCAAGTCAAGGCCAAGATAGCTGATTCTGGTATTGTCGCGTTGGCTTATAAGCAGCAATTGAGACCCGGTGTCAACTTGGGTGTCGGAGCTTCGTTCGATGCCTTGAAACTGGCTGAACCAGTGCACAAGCTGGGCTGGTCGTTGTCTTTCTCAGCATGA